The following DNA comes from Fibrobacter sp..
CAACAAGGTCAATTTCCTTGCCGTCACTGGTTCTATAATACCAGAAATTTTTCTGTTCCGCGCAATTAAAGGAACGCTTCATTCTTTCAAGAATCACAAGGTTTTCAAAAAGATTGCCTCGCAAGGGATCGCGGTTTAATTGCGACTCTTCGGTAATTCCTAGCAAGGCGCACGCAAGCCCAGTATCGTAGAAGTAGAACTTCGGCGATTTTATCAAGCGTTTAGTCCTATTCATGTACCACGGATTTAATGTAAAGCCGATAAACGAAGCCTCAAGAATCGACAACCATTCCTTCGCGGTCCTAACATTGATCCCGCAATCGTTAGAAAGGGAAGTGTAATCCAAAATGGAGCCGATTCGTCCAGCGCAAAGAACAAGGAATCTATGAAAGAGAGCCGCATCCTTTATATTGACAATTTGGCGAACATCCCGCTCAACATAGGTTGAAATGTAATTCTGGTAAAAGAAGAACCTGTCTGGACGTTCCGTTATATAGCGGGGGTACCCTCCCGAAAGAATAAGACAGTCGATGGAATCACTTGCGTTCAGTTCCTTGATTTCGTCCAGGGAAAAAGGCAGCAGTTTAAGCATGGCGACACGACCGGCAAGAGTCTGAGTCACAGCTTGCTGTAATGCAAAATTATTACTGCCCGTGACAATGAACAAACCCTTTTGATTTGATTCATCGACAATCTGCTGCATATAGGATAGCAAATGGGGAACATTTTGAATTTCATCAAGAATGGCCCCGTTCGGGATACTTTTGAAGAACCCTCGCGGATCCTGCAAAGCTCTTTCCCTGGTGTCAGGATTTTCTAGAGATATGTAGGGTTTGTCGGCGAAAGTGTCGCGACAAAGAGTGGTTTTCCCGGATTGCCTGGGGCCATGAACCAGAACGACCGGGTATTGCGAAGCAGACTTTAACAGGAAGTCTTTGATTTGGCGCCTAATCATGCCTCAAATATAAATTTCGCAAAAATGGTAGTCAAGTACACTTTTTGCAAAACTTTCAAATAAAGCATACGATTTTTGTGGAATTACCTAAAAAATCAGGCCGCCTTGCCTTGCAGCTTGACGGCCTGTTTGAGTTTAAATCAGGCTCGGTTATAAGTTCGATTTAGTCCTTGAGGCAACGCAAACTTTGACCGTAGCACTTGTAGTAGCCGTTCTGGGCCACGTCGGCGTCTTCGTAGTAGAAGACCTGATACCACGCGTAGTCGCTATTGTACTCAGAGGCAGACCACAAGCAGGCGTCGCTGCCCTCAGTGCGGAAATTGCCATTGTCGTCCCTGCAACCGGCGGGGAGCACCGAGAAGCCATACTTGTCGGTACCGTTACCGCTCTTGCCGTTATAGCCATTATTCCAGCCGCTAGTAGATTTCAACAACGAACCAGCGGTGCTGGAACCACCGATGTAGGTGTACAGAGTGCTGTACTCCTTGTTCGTGGGCACATGCCAGCCTTCTGGGCAAATGCCGCGGTGGGGGCTAT
Coding sequences within:
- a CDS encoding ATP-binding protein — encoded protein: MIRRQIKDFLLKSASQYPVVLVHGPRQSGKTTLCRDTFADKPYISLENPDTRERALQDPRGFFKSIPNGAILDEIQNVPHLLSYMQQIVDESNQKGLFIVTGSNNFALQQAVTQTLAGRVAMLKLLPFSLDEIKELNASDSIDCLILSGGYPRYITERPDRFFFYQNYISTYVERDVRQIVNIKDAALFHRFLVLCAGRIGSILDYTSLSNDCGINVRTAKEWLSILEASFIGFTLNPWYMNRTKRLIKSPKFYFYDTGLACALLGITEESQLNRDPLRGNLFENLVILERMKRSFNCAEQKNFWYYRTSDGKEIDLV